The proteins below are encoded in one region of Candidatus Neptunochlamydia vexilliferae:
- a CDS encoding class I SAM-dependent methyltransferase, whose amino-acid sequence MLPPLPKGRGIRIDILMKETKSNWACVADTLMQEVPDISLGPKTSECFYKTPEQLLDLLSYYKFAAKLIGKDKRILDLSCGEGLGTFLVGKECGFSKGVDSDQEAITQAQSNFKEPFVAFQTIDSLSEEKWDATICLDSDKALESLPNMADILLPEGLTIIGSPNTADQTHKELEGEVKKYFECVFTFSTSDELINAGYSPFAQYIIVLGCKKKS is encoded by the coding sequence ATGCTTCCTCCCCTCCCTAAAGGAAGGGGTATCCGCATCGATATTTTGATGAAGGAGACAAAGTCTAACTGGGCCTGTGTTGCAGACACCCTCATGCAGGAGGTCCCCGATATATCTCTAGGCCCAAAAACCTCTGAATGTTTCTATAAAACCCCTGAGCAACTTCTTGACCTGCTATCTTATTACAAGTTTGCGGCTAAACTTATTGGCAAGGACAAACGGATTCTTGATCTGAGCTGTGGGGAAGGACTAGGAACATTCTTAGTCGGTAAAGAGTGTGGGTTTTCGAAAGGAGTTGACTCTGATCAAGAAGCAATCACCCAAGCACAATCTAACTTTAAAGAGCCTTTTGTTGCATTTCAAACAATAGATTCCTTGAGCGAAGAAAAATGGGATGCAACCATTTGCCTTGACTCAGATAAAGCCCTAGAGTCCCTACCAAATATGGCAGACATACTTCTTCCTGAAGGGCTTACCATTATTGGTTCTCCGAATACAGCAGACCAAACCCACAAAGAGCTAGAAGGAGAGGTAAAAAAGTATTTCGAATGTGTCTTTACGTTCTCTACTTCTGACGAGCTTATTAACGCTGGTTACTCCCCTTTTGCTCAATATATTATAGTACTGGGGTGTAAGAAAAAATCATGA
- a CDS encoding glycosyltransferase family 2 protein — protein sequence MTLSVIMPNYNHAKYLSESLGAITSQSCCATEILFIDDASTDNSIEVIKHFPQITLLQNPKNLGPIETMNRGIQESNSEYIAFCSADDIILPGFFEKAITFLNNHPEIGLCSGKTCHFKNTASDQLIPQRMPLGNKPRSFDAQTLPKIFKKTTYFIHTTCAIFRRKHLLEFGGLNPKLLSLSDWYLNCQIALKYGAAYLPHYFAAFRLHDESYSKKLKASPKQEEMFHALMEEIKETGPEWEKLVKKTGLLAHAGVRMVLFLAKHPEYRSYFPRAFLKKCQFHWSFLRKGKM from the coding sequence ATGACACTTTCTGTCATCATGCCTAACTATAATCACGCAAAGTACCTTTCGGAGTCTTTAGGAGCTATCACCTCTCAATCTTGCTGTGCAACGGAAATCTTATTCATCGATGATGCTTCAACCGATAATAGCATAGAAGTCATTAAGCACTTTCCTCAAATCACCTTACTGCAAAACCCCAAGAACCTCGGTCCTATTGAAACAATGAACCGAGGAATTCAAGAGTCAAATTCTGAGTATATCGCATTTTGTTCTGCCGATGATATTATTCTTCCCGGATTTTTTGAAAAAGCGATCACATTCCTTAACAATCATCCTGAAATTGGTCTGTGTTCGGGAAAAACCTGCCATTTTAAAAATACCGCATCGGACCAGCTGATTCCTCAAAGAATGCCCCTAGGAAATAAACCTCGTAGTTTTGATGCGCAAACCCTTCCAAAAATTTTCAAGAAAACAACCTACTTTATCCATACCACTTGTGCCATTTTCCGACGCAAGCACCTTCTCGAATTTGGTGGGCTTAATCCAAAACTTCTGAGCCTGAGTGATTGGTATCTCAATTGCCAAATTGCGCTCAAGTATGGTGCTGCTTATCTCCCCCATTACTTTGCTGCTTTCCGCCTCCATGATGAGTCCTACTCAAAAAAACTAAAAGCTTCTCCAAAGCAAGAAGAGATGTTTCACGCTTTGATGGAAGAAATCAAAGAGACAGGCCCCGAGTGGGAAAAGCTCGTTAAAAAAACAGGGCTCCTTGCTCATGCCGGAGTCCGAATGGTCCTTTTCTTAGCAAAACATCCCGAATATCGTTCCTACTTCCCTCGTGCCTTCCTAAAAAAATGTCAGTTTCACTGGAGTTTTCTCCGAAAAGGAAAGATGTAA
- a CDS encoding zinc-binding dehydrogenase — translation MKSCAAVLVKCGAPLEMMDLEIPTLQEGQVLVQVKYSGICRSQLNEIKGLKGPDHYLPHTLGHEGSGIVVDLGPGVTKVKKDQPVILTWIKGEGIDAKGTVYTSGDLKVNSGPISTFLEYAVIAENRLIPIGSEIPLKEASLFGCAIPTGAGIVHNELDIKPNSTVAIFGLGGIGLSSLLAASAKGAKQIIAIDLEPAKLKLAQELGATDTLLFNGDTLNNIQTLTEGKGVDFAVEAVGKKGVMELAFQSVKDQTGLCVLAGNVPKDTKIECDPFNFIKGKRLIGTWGGRVKPDRDIPYFLKSFFPGNHPLAKLISHESTLDDINTLVDLLDQGKTARTLVRF, via the coding sequence ATGAAATCCTGTGCAGCAGTTCTCGTAAAGTGTGGGGCCCCTCTTGAAATGATGGATCTTGAAATCCCCACGCTTCAAGAAGGGCAAGTCCTTGTTCAGGTGAAGTATAGTGGCATTTGCCGCTCTCAACTGAATGAAATTAAAGGGCTCAAGGGGCCTGACCATTATCTTCCTCATACGCTAGGTCATGAGGGATCAGGCATTGTTGTCGATCTAGGACCGGGAGTTACAAAAGTAAAAAAAGATCAGCCTGTCATCTTAACCTGGATCAAGGGAGAAGGAATCGATGCGAAAGGGACGGTCTACACTTCAGGAGATCTAAAGGTCAACTCGGGACCGATTAGCACGTTCCTTGAGTATGCGGTCATTGCTGAAAATCGGTTAATCCCCATTGGATCTGAAATCCCTCTCAAAGAAGCCTCTTTATTTGGCTGCGCCATTCCTACAGGGGCAGGGATTGTCCACAACGAGCTGGATATAAAGCCCAATAGTACAGTCGCAATTTTCGGACTAGGTGGGATTGGACTCAGCTCCCTTCTTGCCGCAAGTGCTAAAGGAGCCAAGCAGATTATCGCCATCGACTTAGAGCCTGCTAAGCTCAAGCTTGCACAAGAGCTTGGAGCAACAGATACCCTCCTCTTTAATGGAGACACCCTGAATAATATCCAAACCCTAACCGAAGGGAAAGGGGTCGATTTTGCTGTTGAAGCCGTTGGTAAAAAGGGAGTCATGGAACTAGCATTCCAATCGGTTAAAGATCAGACTGGCCTCTGTGTTCTTGCTGGAAATGTTCCGAAAGATACCAAAATCGAATGTGATCCTTTCAATTTTATTAAAGGAAAGCGACTGATCGGCACTTGGGGAGGACGTGTAAAGCCAGACCGGGATATTCCTTACTTCTTGAAGTCCTTTTTTCCTGGGAACCACCCCCTTGCAAAGTTGATTTCCCATGAATCAACACTGGATGACATCAACACTCTTGTCGACCTACTCGACCAAGGAAAGACCGCACGCACCCTCGTTAGGTTTTAG